A genomic region of Rickettsiales bacterium contains the following coding sequences:
- the leuC gene encoding 3-isopropylmalate dehydratase large subunit, which translates to MKTLYDKIFDSHVVNRSEDGTCILYIDRHLIHEVTSPQAFEGLRVAGRKVRRPDATFAVADHNVPTTPDRKEGIKDPTARLQVQTLEDNCRENGITYFKMDDKRQGIVHIVGPEEGLTQPGMTIVCGDSHTATHGAFGALAFGIGTSEVEHVLATQTLIQKHAKNMLVRVDGKLPAGVTAKDIVLAIIGKIGTAGGTGYVIEYAGEAIKGLSMEGRMTICNMSIEAGARAGLIAPDETTFAYIKGRPYAPQGADWDKAVEYWKTLTSDAGAKYDTVVELNAAEIEPQVTWGTSPQDVLPISGSVPDPKAEKDESRRKTIERALEYMGLTAGTKLTEVPIDKVFIGSCTNGRIEDFREAAKIAKGKKVASNVKLAMIVPGSGLVKEQAEKEGLDKIFIEAGFEWREPGCSMCLAMNADKLAPGERCASTSNRNFEGRQGRGGRTHLMSPAMAAAAAITGKLADVRKVS; encoded by the coding sequence ATGAAAACGCTTTACGATAAAATATTCGATTCCCACGTCGTCAACCGTTCCGAAGACGGAACCTGCATCCTCTATATCGATCGTCACCTGATCCATGAAGTCACGAGCCCGCAGGCGTTTGAAGGCCTGCGCGTAGCCGGACGCAAAGTCCGCCGCCCGGATGCGACTTTTGCCGTAGCCGATCACAACGTCCCCACCACACCGGACCGCAAGGAAGGCATCAAAGACCCGACCGCGCGCCTCCAGGTGCAGACGCTTGAAGATAACTGCCGCGAAAATGGCATCACCTACTTCAAGATGGACGACAAGCGCCAGGGCATCGTGCATATCGTCGGCCCCGAAGAAGGCCTGACACAGCCGGGCATGACCATCGTCTGCGGCGACTCCCACACCGCGACCCACGGTGCGTTCGGCGCGCTCGCTTTCGGTATCGGCACGAGCGAAGTGGAACACGTGCTCGCGACCCAGACCCTCATCCAGAAACATGCAAAGAACATGCTCGTGCGCGTGGACGGTAAACTGCCCGCAGGCGTCACCGCGAAAGACATTGTGCTCGCCATCATTGGTAAGATCGGCACCGCAGGCGGCACGGGCTACGTGATCGAATATGCCGGCGAAGCGATCAAAGGCCTCTCCATGGAAGGCCGCATGACGATCTGCAACATGTCGATCGAAGCAGGCGCGCGCGCCGGTCTCATCGCGCCGGACGAAACCACCTTCGCTTACATCAAAGGCCGTCCTTACGCTCCGCAGGGCGCAGACTGGGATAAGGCCGTTGAATACTGGAAAACCCTGACTTCCGACGCAGGCGCGAAATACGACACGGTCGTGGAACTGAATGCCGCAGAAATCGAACCGCAGGTTACCTGGGGCACAAGCCCTCAGGACGTGCTGCCGATCAGCGGCTCCGTGCCTGATCCGAAGGCGGAAAAAGACGAATCCCGCCGCAAGACCATCGAACGCGCGCTGGAATATATGGGCCTGACGGCAGGCACGAAACTGACCGAAGTACCAATCGACAAAGTCTTTATCGGCTCCTGCACGAACGGCCGTATCGAAGATTTCCGTGAAGCGGCAAAAATCGCCAAAGGCAAGAAGGTTGCAAGCAATGTGAAGCTCGCCATGATCGTGCCCGGCTCCGGCCTCGTGAAAGAACAGGCCGAGAAAGAAGGCCTGGACAAGATCTTCATCGAAGCAGGCTTTGAGTGGCGCGAACCGGGCTGTTCTATGTGCCTGGCCATGAACGCCGACAAACTCGCCCCGGGTGAGCGTTGCGCCTCCACCTCGAACCGCAATTTCGAAGGCCGTCAGGGCCGCGGCGGACGCACGCACCTCATGAGCCCCGCAATGGCTGCCGCCGCTGCAATCACGGGTAAACTGGCTGACGTAAGAAAGGTAAGCTAA
- the trmD gene encoding tRNA (guanosine(37)-N1)-methyltransferase TrmD encodes MKQNFSTIILTLFPEMFPGPLGHSLAGRALQNGLWNINPIQIRDFATDKHRTVDDTPYGGGAGMVMRPDVMDKALEHAKSQLPGALPIYFTPRGKRFDQKIAHELCQKDLILICGRFEGVDERFLQKHEPLELSIGDFILSGGEIAALTLLDACIRLLPGVMGAEDSLNEESFAVDGDFTGLLEYPHYTRPPIWEEKSVPDVLLSGNHAQIRKWRLAHSENLTKTSRPDLWALRRETPKA; translated from the coding sequence ATGAAACAAAACTTTTCCACCATTATCCTGACATTATTCCCCGAGATGTTTCCCGGACCGCTCGGTCATTCGCTGGCCGGAAGGGCGCTCCAAAATGGCTTATGGAACATAAACCCAATCCAGATACGGGACTTTGCCACGGACAAGCATCGCACCGTGGACGACACGCCTTATGGCGGAGGTGCAGGTATGGTCATGCGGCCGGACGTCATGGATAAAGCCCTCGAACATGCCAAATCGCAGTTGCCTGGTGCTCTCCCGATATATTTTACCCCGCGCGGCAAACGCTTCGATCAGAAGATCGCGCATGAATTATGCCAGAAAGATCTGATACTTATCTGCGGAAGGTTTGAGGGCGTGGATGAAAGATTTCTGCAAAAACATGAGCCACTGGAGCTAAGCATCGGAGATTTCATACTTTCCGGCGGAGAAATCGCTGCCCTCACCCTGCTGGATGCCTGTATACGCCTGTTACCTGGCGTCATGGGTGCGGAAGATTCCTTAAACGAAGAAAGTTTCGCTGTAGACGGCGATTTCACTGGACTCCTTGAATATCCTCATTATACTAGACCGCCTATCTGGGAAGAGAAATCCGTACCGGATGTGTTGTTGTCGGGAAATCACGCGCAGATACGCAAATGGCGTCTTGCGCATTCAGAAAACTTGACAAAAACGTCGAGACCTGATTTATGGGCGCTTCGCCGTGAGACACCTAAGGCATAA
- the rplS gene encoding 50S ribosomal protein L19 encodes MNSLQKLEQEYTAKLAEGKTFPEFGAGDTVCVNVKIVEGDNERIQAFEGVCIARKNAGLNSSFTVRKISHGEGVERIFPLYSPRIDSIALVRRGDVRRAKLYYLRGLTGKAARIKEKKREVATTTTTTAAQ; translated from the coding sequence ATGAACAGCTTACAGAAACTTGAACAGGAATACACCGCGAAGCTCGCGGAAGGCAAAACCTTCCCGGAATTCGGCGCAGGAGACACCGTTTGCGTCAACGTGAAAATCGTTGAAGGCGACAACGAACGTATTCAGGCTTTTGAAGGCGTATGCATCGCCCGCAAGAACGCTGGCCTCAACTCCTCCTTCACCGTACGCAAAATCAGCCATGGCGAAGGCGTGGAACGTATTTTCCCGCTTTACTCCCCGCGTATCGACAGCATCGCTCTCGTACGCCGTGGCGACGTTCGCCGCGCTAAGCTGTACTACCTGCGCGGTCTGACCGGCAAGGCAGCTCGAATTAAAGAAAAGAAGCGCGAAGTAGCCACCACTACAACCACTACCGCTGCGCAGTAA